The genomic DNA AGCGAGACAGTTTCCCTAATTTTTGCTGGACAGGCAGTGCCAGGTGCCCGAAACATCACAATATCAAAGCTAAGATTTCAATATCAGGACTTTACATTGAGAGGTAGCTTAGTCTAAAGAAATGCTGTGGTAGATAAGTTTGTtacgtagtatttttttaaatttgaatcggaTACTATTCAcgtaactaaaaactaaaagctAGACACTTCTTAATGTAGACCTGTATTTATAtgtccaatttaaaaaaaaatatatctcacTTCTGTAAATTATGCCTTAGGAAAGAATTAGTGTTAGTACTTTTGAGGTGTCGTATTTACTTTATCTGAAATTTCTAGGCGTTTAATATGGAAGGTTTCCTAAAGTTGTTTATTTTGCACTAACTAATCTcttttaatcataattttatcCACGAAAATATTGAACAGGTAGGTAAGTACACtagaaaagtttttataataaccGTTATTTTTCATGGGGTTTGACGCGGTATATTCATATCTAATAAAATCCCAACGCCTAAAAGATGCTTGGGAATTTCTAGTCGCATATATAGATatcagcaaaattaaaatctcttGAATCAAATAATAAGTTTCACAATCCCAAAAATCCACTTTCCCGATATTTGGAAAATACTGTGCCCTCAGGTTAGTTTTCTAGCAAAAAAACTGATGACTTATGCTGTTACCCCTCTTGAAACTTCCCATCCCTCTtctaactttattatttgatcAAAGGATTAGGTTGATAATTTACTCCAATGCAATTAAAGCAttgaaatgttatatttatatcccTTGATCATGATGGGCAACGGGTCGCCCACTCGTGGAACAACTGGCAAAAATATTGAGTAATTTTCTTTATACTGCTTGATATAAAGTTCACATTCCAATGTTTTGAATTGAGTTAAATTATCGTAGAGTCGAAATGGTTTGGGAAGGCTTAATATGTATCTACGCTACATTAGCTGTGATTGCAGCACCGACCTATAATCACTACTGGACACACTGCTGTAGTTTCGTTTTTGTAGGGCTGCCAACTGTACTCTAACTGTACACAACAACTACCTGCCATCCTTTTCACTGTGTTTTGTACACACGTAGTGAAAAGGATGGCATTTCTTTTAGAACTGTTTATCTAGAAATTTGTGTATTTAATCAGCACCAGGTATGTATGAAGACCAACCGGTAGTAGATTTTTGATGGAAACGATCGGCACAAGAAacaaatgctttaaaaataattttcaagtcttttctattattctatttcacttttattacacacaaAGAGTATCCGTATACCTGGCTAATGACGAAAGCTCGTTCCAACATGTCTCTACACATTATACAATATCGTACATAATTCATTAGATTAAATGGCGTAAACTAATATCacgaaagattaaaaaaaaagcttatacaaataaagagatcctaaaaaaatctatttcgcacataatgttttttttttgtaattcaaaattatacTTCTAAGGTTTGACGCAAAGGTAATTGTTTgctgtcaaattaaaattaagctttactATCATTTACCCTTGCGCGTTAACCTTTAcagtcaataataaaaaaaagcatgacAATCGACAGACGGCACAAAGCAAGACATACCCTGATCGTTCGAAATCAAACGCAAAACATataaaaacgtttatttaaaaataaacgaccGAGATTCTTTTGGTGTTTTATCTAAACGTATTTACACAATTCAGTTGGCATAGTATCGCTACGAGGGGTCTGTTTCATGGGGGTCGGGGGGTTGTTGCGGTATGTAGTTCCATCTCGCTCGCACCTCTGTGGTAGCGCTAAGTGCTGGGGCTTTTGTTGGTGGAGTAGGGGAGATGGCTGCAGCGCGTCTCGCTCTAACCACCGCAAGATGGCGTTGGATATAATGTTCGTGTGGCGCTAGTGTAGCGGCCCGGGTTAGGCATTCTTCGGCCACGGCGAGATTTCCCCGTTCCACTGCCACGACGCATAGGTTATGTAATGCTTGTACATTGTCTGATTCCAGCTCGAGGATCCGACGATAACACTGAAATgcaatatgatttattttttaaacagatgCAAATTTTGAACGACTCAAAAAACCTTGGTTATTCTAGGTTGGTTTACTTTATAGAAATTGTTTATGCCGTAATTCCAGTCTTGTGTCGCTTTTGAACATAGACGTACTTCACCTTTTTTTATGTCAGCTGTTCACATAATGGAAATTCCACCTATGAATTAGTAAGTACTTAATCTCGTAAGTATAGAAGTTTTCTTCCTTATTAAAATTGTGTTAACATTCTTAAAATTGGAAATAGATAATATCGTAAGAAATCGTTAACATTGCCTTTAGACCTTTAAAATACTTAGGCGTTGTACTAATACCAACTTCAGAAGTGTCTCTGAGGCTTGAAAGTGTTATTTCTAATAGAtactttattacaaaaataatccttgcaaatatttttaaatgaatagtaTAAGAagtcttcattatcatcatcatttatccATTACGGGTCTACttaagggcacgggtcacctctcaaaatgagaagggtttagaccgcaGTCTACCACgcaggccaagtgcggattggtagactccacgcgccgttgagaacaatatggacaactatcaggcatgcaggttacttcCTTCAAAGTGGAAGAAAGTGGtgtataattgcttaaaacacacagaACTCCGAAGAGCTAGAGgtgaggatcgaactcggtccaaAGAAAAGGAAACCGAAGACTGCTAAAGAAAAAGAAGTGAAGTAAAAAGCTACTTACGCTCTCAGCTGCATCCAAATCTTTAACCGAGTTGATGTATATATCGCCCAAGAGCACCAATGCCTTCACATGATCGGGATGGTGCCTCACCAACTGCTTGAGGAACGGCGCAGCTTCCAGAGGTCTTCGCCTGTCAGCCAGCAGTAAGGCCAGGTTGAAGAGTGCGGATCTGAAGTCGGGTTTGAGGTGGACAGCTGCCCGGAACCATTTCTCGGCGCATTCTGCATCGCCTTCATCCATGCATACCATGCCTAAGTTGAAGTGGACGCGTTCGTTTGTTGCTGGAATGTAGCAGAATATAAggataaccttttttttattttaatcttgtcATTACGAATACATGTGTGATAACCTCGGAATAGTTATTTGTCTTATTTAGTGATTTGTCTTCCagtacctttcaaatgtcagaacgGCTGATGATTTatatcctaataataataataatcctttattgccatactctattgttaatacaagagcttgaactaaattattacgatttttttatcTCTCATTTAttgagtttaatttattttttaatttcttagcaatgcttaaaaaaataataataaactattaatattttatatgaaaaaacatccaccctccgcttgcggggcttttgaatgcccaagcaaccggcggtcaggacTCTAGAGTGAGGAACATCCTCACACGCGCTCCtcatacgcgccgtttcaaggactactgctttctgtatccgacccttgatccaacaaccaagcgaaagcttcttaagacgttggtcgaagcttttcgcgagaagaccattgactgaaacgccgatcggaacaataacggtcgactcaacattaccaatttattattaactcaGCCTTATGGAAACAATGCTCAGCACTGATTTTCAGTTTCACTTTTAAATATCAAGCCTATCTACTGGTTCGGAAGTTTCTTCACCAATGGGTTCATCTTAATGGGTCTTTTCCAACTTTACTGATAAACGCTTTGAATGATCAATGCTTTCAcaaaaatttccaataaaataataaaaaaattccaataataaaaatttcaaatgtaaCATTAATTTATCAATCTTGTCAGACATAAAAGTGAAATTGCCTGCTACCAAGCAATTGTTATTAAGAAATGTAATGTATGTTATGCTGTAATGACTGTATTTTACAACACCGTTTTAACTTGTTACAATTCCTTCAAAATCATAAATGTCCAACTTACCATCTTTGTCCAATAGTTTCAGAAGCCGCTGTCTTGCGATGTGTCTTAAATCCGCTGCCCCCAACTCCTGTAGTAGTATGGCAGAATTCAACAATGCTTGCTCGTGTTCTGGTTCCAACTCTAGTGCTTTGTCCAAATATGCGAGAGCTTGAGACGCTTTACCTTGCTCTAATAGAACCACACCtaactgtaaataatataacagcACGATAAGACTCCCTGTGTAACAAAGTCAGTACTTACGTAATTGACGGACAGTATCAGCtttaacaacaaaaaacaaatataacaaacataaaagtaAATTCAGATCGAAAAGATCTGGAAAGTTGAAGTCACGTTGATCcacagaaaagtattttttataataatatgatctcATGGTAAGATTTGATAGATAACATAGTGAAATCTTATCTTTTCTCGCcagtatctttaaaacaatcctattattatttttcggaTACTTACATTATAGTATATATCGGGATTCCCGCTATCGTACAACAAAGCTCTTTCATAAACCTCCTGAGCTTCCTTTGTCCTGTTCAATTTGATCAGAATATCCCCCCTATTTATATACGCTTGCGTATAATCAGCTCTCATGCTTATCGCTTGCCTGTACAGCATATCTGCTTCTTCTAAACGCGTAGCATTTTTTGATATCAAATTAGCTAGGTTGAGGAATACGTTTAAGTGGTTTGGAGCTATTCTAGCTTGGTAGGATTCTCCTGGTTTTGCTTTCGGAAGTAAAGATTTCGCTTTTACGTAAGCGTCTTCGGCATCTTGATACTGTCCGAGGTGGTTGAATGTTCTGCCCACGTTTATGTGAGCGCCCACGTCGTCGGGCTGAACGCTAACGGCTGTTTTAAAGAATTCTAGCGCCTCCTCGTATTTACCATCGGCTTCTAAGGCGTGGCCGACGTTGTTGTACAGTTTTGCGTTGTTTTTGTTGACCTGAAAATAGATTTGACCTTAATAACAACAGGTTTacaaagtattattaaaatttgtgttCGTTGTATCAAAATTCATCAGTAAACTGCTTTATAAGGTCAGAGCAGATTGACAATATTCTAATATCCTCTAGAAAGCAAACGAGCGGAGTTCAACGCTATGTGCTGGTTCGTGCACAATatgaaacaaaagttttgtatctttcaaactttgctggaaattataattttatatagtaccTAACCCAGCTGGGGTAAGATAGTTAGTTAAGATACCAATGATTTTAATGTAGATAAACTACTAAGAGAATAATGAAACTATGTTcgagtaaatgaaaaccgatattATTCCAGAGGCTTTAGGCACATTATTTCCTGTCTTTGAGACgtatctgtgaaatcgaaacgcTTATATTTTGTGAGTAAACCCAAGCCATAGTTTTTAGtcaaaaaaaatcagatacagccttagccagaagcaaaagaaaaatcatgtgactcctgtcactttattaagtacgtgCTGCGTAGCGTAGGTAGCATGCAcatgtcagtcttttatcttcaatagggtaaacactttagaatattttgaattagtttttttggaaaaataaatacccttaacagtatttcgtagtACACGCTGTCCCACATATACTTTATCGATTTTGTATCGATGAAATTGTGGAAGATAGATTTGGCTATAAAATTTGGTGCATGATGGATGATTTTTGCAAATGCTATTTCCTTGGTACAGAATAACAGAACAGGGAGCgggatcaaatcaggaatgactTATCAGATTTTGATGTGTTCAAGTTCCAATCCTGTAAGCATTTATGTACTATTTATGTACCCAACAAATTTTTACTGAGACGCATAAAGAATGCACATGAAGTgattgttttaaatgttaactTTATTATACAAACCTTAAGTCCAGAAGCAAAAATAGAGTATTCAGTCTTCCAATCCCAGTTCCTGACGTAGGTTTTAGCACTAAACGCTAACAGAAGGAATATCAGTGCAGCGGCCGCAAGCTTCGCCCGTTTCTTGGCGACCAACCTCCACCCGTGCGCAACCAAGAGGCACCAACCCATAGAGGGCATGTACAGAACCCTTTCAGCAACCACGAAGCCCACGGGGAAGAATAAGTTGGAGGCGGGAAGAAATGGAAGTACCAGTAGTGCCAGCCCCTGAAAAAGTATCATGTGATCGTGAACCCTTTAGAGGAATAATTCTAAAATCTGAGCGAATACTTGAGATCAGAAGGGCAGGGATAGTCATCATCTTTAGtaaactgctggactaaagtcctagactaaaggcctctcccaacgggagagtttgcctataatcaccactctaggcagacgggttgatgatcgcaaaagataataatttttttttaattaatttatttattttatttgtacaccacaaataaaaagaaataataatggacacaacaagaagcaacttaaaaagtaggatgcAAAGAGCTTCGTTCatagcttagtagcgatctcttcgaggcaaccttaggattaggaaactaagggaaaccgattggtagGGTCACTGGGGTGACCctaccaattattattatatacagactTACAAACAATTACACGCTaatacttatccagattacacacataaaatactaataataataaatataaaaaaatataaactaatatatactataacatacgatacatacttaaatatgggTAAGAGTTAATCGCTGTCGTCTTttttgctcaagataatggacTTTAACAGCATGTTTGAATAtctctagtgaccttgactgtcgtatgcttattgggagtgcattccacagttcagtagcttgatcaatgaacgaatgcttataaaatttatttttatgaaacggcatgctcaaagttagcgtacgacaagaacgtaaaTCAAACCctcttacaaaatatttttttttttgtaagaggGTGTTTTTTGGTTAAATAACACACGGTACAGAAGCGACAGAACGTGCTGATCCCgacgacggcgaatagggagccacttaagctttttATGCATAAAGACGAGTGCCTAACTGCAATCACAGCTAATGGTAAGAGATGacgcagcctaaggtggagcgcgcttgcctagaagatgccgaTTCACTCTTGATTGTAAAGCAGTTGAAGCACAAAAGTCGCTGCTGTCtgttttccgttatatttccttagtcgccttgGACAACCCCCATGGCAACAACAGTGGTGGTgtcaactgtattttgatctgacgTCACCACCCGGCACAAAGGCGTATAGTTTAAAAACCAATTAGCCATTTCACAAGCCATtagtcatcacatcaaccgatagacgtccactgcaggtcttttgtagggtgttccaaGTTCCatgattctgagccgcttggatccaacggctacctgcgacgcgcttaatgtcgtctgtccacctcgttgggggtcgaccaacgctgcgcttaccagtacggggctgccattccagcaccttgggaccccaacgtccatcctttctccgaactatgtccccggcccattgccacttaagcttcgcgactcgttgagctatgtcggtaactttggttcttctagaaatctccacatttctgattcgatcgcgtagagatactccgagcatagctctctccatcgcccgctgagtgactctaagccttcttatgaggcctatagTTTTAGCCTTTAGtcaatgtatgtatatataataaatagtgcAACTTAATTATAAGCCAGCTAACCCGAACGCATTGAGCTGAAATTTTGCGCATTTACATGTTTGGTTTAGATGAAAAGTGATATCAAATTTTCAACACATTCCAAATCCAATATGTATGGTTGACTTCTTATACACAGCCTTCACACACACTTCTTATATGGATATTGTTTGAGACTTTGCTTTGAATATGACAAGCTTTGAAGAGTTTTGATAGAAAAAGATTTAAGTCGTAGTTTGTCGTAATATTTCTTACCATTGATAAAGCTGATGAGCGAGTTCTCAAGGCATGAACGGCTGCTGCTATCAATACCGTGGCCAGGGCAATGGTAGCTAGGTTCCTCGGGTCCCGCCACGAGCGCAGCAGAGCTACCGTGCCCATTGTCCAATCACAGCACAGCGCCTCTGGTAGTGTCAGCAGCCAGGCATTCAGTGCGGGTAGGTAGGCAAATGTTAAATGTCTGTCAATTAAACAAATGTAGATTacattcttcattttatggCAAAGTACaaccaaatgaaaaaaaaggttGTTTACACAGTTACCTGGTgtagaaaaatttatttagttcGATTTGGGCATTTGGTTTTTAAGTCAACTTTAACGCGAATATTTTTACCATTAAGTATAATGGTAAACCCCAGCTCTCCACCAATATTTGGCTCCCCGggattttttgtaatttggcCTCTATTTTTATGTCTTAATTGACCGGATTAATAGgttagtttattatttgtagACAGGAATGGGATGGGTTGTATTAATATCGGTGTTGTGTGGtacgtaaattaatattttcaaaaagattGGATACATCTGTTAAATACTTGGGTATTTCGGTTGTGTTTCCGAACAGTGGTGATTGGATAAGATAGaactttaactaaataaatatagtacaaataaaattcacgtttgtaaatctttattttttaaatttctttattaccTCTTTAGGCCATAGCAATACGTAGAGTTGCGCTACTGTGGCCTTCTCTTCTCCGATTTAAATACTTGCTATGTCGTTATGCGTTTTGCTGCACAGATATTCCATAATCATTGCAATGTAGGCTTAATAGTTCCAGAGTTTTGAAAAACAGCCAGCGCCCCGTAAAATTGCCGCATAGGACTACTGGCCTGACTGTCTCCCAATATCTATTAGGAGATAAAGATAAAGAAGATAAGATGTTTACCTGGCTGGAGGCGCTGCGGCT from Pararge aegeria chromosome 5, ilParAegt1.1, whole genome shotgun sequence includes the following:
- the LOC120623644 gene encoding protein O-mannosyl-transferase Tmtc3, translated to MDRVSGVCRFGGVVSAVRTRTGRSRRRLTGPSLAAEQLPEAPRRGLGAVLVLACIVVYHNCLYCGFVFDDISAIKENRDLRPQTPISNIFLNDFWGTPIHKEQSHKSYRPLTVLTFRWNYAVHGLQPAGYHLVNLLLHALVSLLYYRVCAMFLPEFASFVAAILFAVHPIHSEAVTGVVGRAEMLSSVFFLGALLCYARAASRRRYTDWRYVVACTACVGIAMLCKEQGITVTAVCVVYELFVAQKRKGSNNGRSWFEYWGKGGWGCACGEAARRVATVCCATLALLAARLHVMGAQLPVFTRFDNPAGAAAPPARHLTFAYLPALNAWLLTLPEALCCDWTMGTVALLRSWRDPRNLATIALATVLIAAAVHALRTRSSALSMGLALLVLPFLPASNLFFPVGFVVAERVLYMPSMGWCLLVAHGWRLVAKKRAKLAAAALIFLLLAFSAKTYVRNWDWKTEYSIFASGLKVNKNNAKLYNNVGHALEADGKYEEALEFFKTAVSVQPDDVGAHINVGRTFNHLGQYQDAEDAYVKAKSLLPKAKPGESYQARIAPNHLNVFLNLANLISKNATRLEEADMLYRQAISMRADYTQAYINRGDILIKLNRTKEAQEVYERALLYDSGNPDIYYNLGVVLLEQGKASQALAYLDKALELEPEHEQALLNSAILLQELGAADLRHIARQRLLKLLDKDATNERVHFNLGMVCMDEGDAECAEKWFRAAVHLKPDFRSALFNLALLLADRRRPLEAAPFLKQLVRHHPDHVKALVLLGDIYINSVKDLDAAESCYRRILELESDNVQALHNLCVVAVERGNLAVAEECLTRAATLAPHEHYIQRHLAVVRARRAAAISPTPPTKAPALSATTEVRARWNYIPQQPPDPHETDPS